Proteins from one Roseimicrobium gellanilyticum genomic window:
- the crcB gene encoding fluoride efflux transporter CrcB, producing MLKTYLMVMLGGCFGVSARLWMSTAMQARWGEDFPVGTVAVNITGCFVIGLFAVLTASEGIWAASPLVRQAVIVGVLGGFTTFSSFSIQTLTLLKNGQLTAAVANVFISVLGCLLATWAGMLLGGWMNGKSS from the coding sequence ATGCTCAAGACCTACCTCATGGTGATGCTCGGCGGCTGCTTCGGTGTGTCGGCGCGTCTATGGATGTCCACGGCGATGCAGGCGCGGTGGGGTGAGGATTTTCCGGTGGGCACGGTCGCGGTGAATATCACCGGATGTTTTGTGATTGGACTCTTCGCCGTGCTGACGGCTTCGGAGGGCATTTGGGCTGCGTCGCCACTTGTCCGACAGGCGGTGATTGTGGGGGTGCTGGGTGGATTCACCACATTCTCGTCCTTCAGCATCCAGACACTCACGCTGTTGAAGAATGGGCAACTCACCGCCGCAGTGGCGAATGTGTTCATCTCGGTCCTCGGATGCCTGCTGGCCACGTGGGCGGGCATGTTGCTGGGCGGCTGGATGAATGGGAAAAGCTCCTGA
- a CDS encoding PQQ-binding-like beta-propeller repeat protein — translation MKPCALFSAALLALCSLPATAANWPQFRGPNHDGSTPETGLPEKFSQSENVKWAAPMPGPAASVPAVWGDKVFVSSSDPAKQKLMAMCLDAKTGKVVWQHEVTDGYQHDDRSNLASPSPCTDGERAFFFYGTSVLVAYDFAGKEVWKRDLGKDYGNFGTQWTYSSSPALDGGKLYIQVLQRNEAFMFQNLQKGDPKGKNESYILALDPATGKELWRQVRPSDAVAESLEGFSTPVFHTYNDQRQMLISGGDTMTGHDAATGKELWRMTTYNTAKIGHWRLVPSPVAADGVALVCAPKKEPVYAVKLDSKGTVEPAWVSDGKEVSSDVSTPLFYQGKFYVLDSDRKTLSCVEPRTGKVVWKGEFPTRQKIEASPTGADGKIYAVDFMGNVFVVKAGGDSFQLLHQAAFGQEGTTSVKGDRICRAGIAVANGCLYIRAQDRLYCIGK, via the coding sequence ATGAAACCCTGCGCCCTCTTTTCTGCCGCGCTGCTCGCGCTTTGTTCCCTGCCTGCCACTGCCGCCAACTGGCCTCAATTCCGCGGGCCCAATCACGATGGCTCCACCCCGGAGACGGGTCTGCCGGAAAAGTTCTCCCAGAGTGAGAATGTGAAGTGGGCTGCACCGATGCCTGGACCTGCCGCCAGCGTGCCGGCGGTGTGGGGGGACAAGGTCTTCGTGAGCTCGTCAGACCCGGCAAAGCAGAAGCTCATGGCCATGTGCCTGGATGCAAAGACAGGCAAGGTCGTCTGGCAGCACGAGGTGACGGACGGCTACCAGCATGACGACCGCAGCAACCTGGCCTCTCCCTCGCCCTGCACGGATGGTGAGCGGGCCTTCTTCTTCTACGGCACCAGCGTGCTGGTCGCGTATGATTTCGCTGGGAAGGAAGTGTGGAAGCGTGACCTCGGGAAGGACTACGGAAACTTCGGCACGCAGTGGACCTACTCCAGCAGCCCCGCGCTGGACGGTGGGAAGCTCTACATCCAGGTGCTGCAGCGCAATGAGGCCTTCATGTTCCAGAACTTGCAGAAGGGCGACCCGAAGGGGAAGAACGAGAGCTACATCCTCGCGCTCGATCCCGCCACGGGGAAGGAACTGTGGCGGCAGGTGCGCCCCAGCGATGCGGTGGCGGAGTCTTTGGAAGGCTTCAGCACACCGGTGTTTCACACCTACAATGACCAGCGGCAGATGCTCATCAGCGGTGGCGATACCATGACCGGTCATGACGCCGCGACCGGCAAGGAACTGTGGCGCATGACCACCTACAACACGGCGAAGATTGGCCACTGGCGCCTGGTGCCTTCGCCCGTGGCGGCGGATGGCGTGGCCCTGGTGTGCGCTCCGAAGAAGGAGCCGGTGTACGCCGTGAAGCTCGACTCGAAGGGCACCGTGGAGCCTGCGTGGGTCTCCGATGGCAAGGAAGTGAGCAGCGATGTGAGCACGCCGCTCTTCTACCAGGGCAAGTTCTACGTGCTGGACAGCGATCGCAAGACGCTCTCCTGCGTGGAGCCGCGCACGGGCAAGGTGGTGTGGAAGGGTGAATTCCCCACGCGCCAGAAGATTGAGGCTTCACCTACAGGGGCGGATGGAAAAATCTATGCCGTTGATTTCATGGGCAATGTCTTTGTGGTGAAGGCGGGTGGCGACAGCTTCCAGCTTTTGCATCAGGCCGCGTTTGGCCAGGAGGGGACCACCTCGGTAAAGGGCGACCGCATCTGCCGTGCGGGCATCGCCGTGGCCAATGGATGTCTTTACATTCGCGCGCAGGACAGGTTGTATTGCATCGGCAAGTGA
- a CDS encoding prolyl oligopeptidase family serine peptidase: MKPFHSVILALLLGSAATSHAQLGPNGATASFRGSLPPKATAPISASQRTALERELDTLTRAFIAVKRHPRAADAEIFLKAVRYAIEFSEWYDKTPEDGVKKANALLAEAKSRIESLRKNETPWLLGSGTKVVGFYSRVDGSPQPYGVEIPEGLSWGSGAKIPMWVWLHGRGDTATDLSFVYGKLTAKKPGQFQPKGAIVIHPFGRYCNGYKSAGETDVLEARDDATARFGVDPNRVVLAGFSMGGAGAWHMGAHYADQWACVHTGAGFVDVKRYQKLTPEKMPSSYEQTLWGVYDVPDYARNFFNVPLVSYSGEKDSQRDSAEYMTEVLAKEEFTLKHLIGPGVEHKYEPGVQQEVQALVEAEMEKGRDPLPRRVVLQFRSGRYAKMFWMEVTEVEKEWEDTRVDANIAQGGVLRVNTKNVRAFRLDPAIVREAVARPYTISINGQDIIYNEKAEIAPKNYYFAQNESGKWSMATGPFKAPGSGKAGGTTIEDAFLDRFIVVLPEKDSYSPKVNAWVKEESQHFLRRWRSLMRGDAIVKRASEITPEDIQSSHLILWGDTRSNPLIAQLLPKMPVRWTADDVVVGGRAGDAETHVLVMGYPNPLAPHRRVVLNSGLTFREAHDRTNSLQNPKLPDWAIIDVTTPPDAERPGKIVAADFFDEKWQVRPAR; the protein is encoded by the coding sequence ATGAAGCCATTCCATTCCGTGATCCTGGCCCTGCTGCTGGGCAGTGCCGCTACATCCCATGCCCAGCTCGGGCCGAACGGCGCCACCGCGTCCTTCCGCGGCAGCCTTCCTCCAAAGGCGACGGCGCCCATCAGCGCCTCACAACGCACGGCGCTGGAGCGGGAACTGGACACGCTGACCCGCGCCTTCATCGCCGTGAAACGGCATCCTCGCGCTGCGGATGCGGAGATCTTCCTGAAGGCCGTGCGTTATGCGATCGAGTTCAGCGAATGGTATGACAAGACGCCCGAGGATGGTGTGAAGAAGGCGAATGCCCTGCTGGCGGAGGCCAAGAGCCGCATCGAGTCCCTGCGGAAGAATGAAACACCCTGGCTGCTGGGCTCCGGCACGAAGGTGGTGGGGTTCTACTCCCGCGTCGATGGCTCGCCGCAGCCGTACGGGGTGGAGATTCCCGAAGGACTCTCGTGGGGCAGTGGTGCGAAGATTCCCATGTGGGTGTGGCTGCACGGTCGTGGTGATACGGCCACGGATCTGAGCTTTGTCTATGGCAAGCTGACAGCGAAGAAGCCGGGGCAGTTCCAGCCAAAGGGAGCCATCGTCATCCATCCTTTCGGCAGGTACTGCAATGGGTACAAGTCCGCGGGCGAGACAGATGTGCTGGAGGCGCGGGATGACGCCACGGCGAGGTTCGGTGTGGACCCGAATCGCGTGGTGCTCGCGGGCTTCAGCATGGGTGGGGCGGGCGCTTGGCACATGGGTGCGCACTACGCAGACCAGTGGGCCTGTGTGCACACGGGTGCGGGCTTTGTGGATGTGAAGCGCTACCAGAAGCTCACTCCGGAGAAGATGCCTTCCTCCTATGAGCAGACGCTCTGGGGTGTGTATGACGTGCCGGACTACGCGCGCAATTTCTTCAATGTGCCCCTGGTCTCCTACAGCGGGGAGAAGGACTCGCAGCGTGACTCGGCAGAATACATGACGGAGGTGCTGGCGAAGGAGGAGTTCACCCTGAAGCATCTCATTGGCCCCGGCGTGGAACACAAGTATGAGCCCGGCGTGCAGCAGGAGGTGCAGGCACTCGTGGAGGCGGAGATGGAGAAGGGACGCGATCCGCTGCCGCGTCGTGTGGTATTGCAGTTCCGCTCCGGGCGCTATGCAAAGATGTTCTGGATGGAGGTCACTGAAGTGGAGAAGGAGTGGGAGGACACTCGTGTGGATGCAAACATCGCCCAGGGCGGTGTGCTGCGCGTGAACACGAAGAACGTGCGCGCCTTCCGGCTTGACCCCGCGATCGTGCGCGAGGCTGTGGCGCGGCCCTACACGATCTCCATCAATGGCCAGGATATCATTTACAATGAGAAGGCGGAGATCGCGCCCAAGAACTACTACTTCGCGCAGAATGAGTCGGGGAAGTGGAGCATGGCCACGGGTCCCTTCAAGGCCCCCGGCTCTGGAAAAGCAGGTGGTACCACCATTGAGGATGCCTTCCTGGACCGCTTCATCGTAGTCCTGCCGGAGAAGGATAGCTACTCGCCCAAGGTGAATGCCTGGGTAAAGGAGGAGTCACAACACTTCCTCCGCCGCTGGCGCAGCCTGATGCGCGGGGATGCCATTGTGAAACGTGCTTCAGAGATCACTCCTGAGGACATCCAGTCCTCGCATCTCATCCTGTGGGGGGATACGCGGTCGAATCCCCTCATCGCCCAGCTCCTGCCCAAGATGCCCGTGCGCTGGACTGCGGATGACGTGGTGGTCGGTGGCAGGGCAGGGGATGCGGAGACACATGTGCTGGTGATGGGCTACCCCAACCCACTCGCCCCGCATCGTCGCGTGGTGCTGAATTCCGGCCTCACCTTCCGCGAGGCGCATGACCGCACGAACTCCCTGCAGAACCCGAAGCTGCCTGACTGGGCCATCATCGATGTCACCACGCCTCCGGATGCTGAGCGCCCCGGCAAGATCGTGGCGGCGGATTTCTTTGATGAGAAGTGGCAGGTGAGACCGGCGAGGTGA
- a CDS encoding alpha/beta hydrolase: protein MRTPRSRFRRILSWFLRIVLLMALLVGAIAGTAWWYFHPAFTATPGIIYTQRNGQDLTLDVYRPAGQNGAAVLIMVSGSWKSNPQGFQPWMAASLLRKGLTVVAVTHVSQPKASVMEIVADVQRAARYVRHHATEYGIKTDRFGVVGGSSGGHLALMLATCGGPGDAAATDPVDRESSAVQAAAVFFPVTDLLNLGPSTENAHDNGPPKSFRKAFGPDAMNPPSWQVIGRSISPIYHVTAALPPIRIAHGDADTLVPLDQSLRFQAKAAELGHQVLLEVKPGQKHGWLTMLWDAHVFAGWFVEKLGRSE, encoded by the coding sequence ATGAGAACCCCACGCTCCCGCTTCCGCCGCATTCTCAGCTGGTTCCTGCGCATCGTGCTGCTGATGGCGCTCCTCGTGGGCGCCATTGCGGGTACGGCGTGGTGGTATTTCCATCCAGCGTTCACGGCAACGCCCGGCATCATATACACCCAGCGGAACGGGCAGGACCTCACGCTGGATGTTTATCGTCCCGCGGGGCAGAACGGCGCGGCGGTCCTCATCATGGTCAGTGGAAGCTGGAAGTCGAATCCGCAGGGTTTCCAGCCTTGGATGGCCGCATCCCTTCTGCGCAAGGGGCTGACGGTCGTGGCTGTCACCCATGTCTCACAGCCGAAGGCGAGCGTGATGGAGATTGTGGCGGACGTGCAGCGCGCCGCGCGCTATGTGCGGCATCACGCCACGGAGTACGGCATCAAAACGGACCGGTTCGGTGTGGTAGGGGGCAGCTCGGGTGGACATCTCGCACTCATGCTCGCGACCTGCGGAGGACCTGGCGATGCCGCAGCAACTGACCCGGTGGATCGTGAGTCTTCAGCTGTGCAGGCGGCGGCGGTGTTCTTTCCTGTCACGGATTTGCTGAACCTGGGACCCTCCACGGAGAACGCGCACGACAACGGTCCGCCCAAGAGCTTCCGCAAGGCCTTCGGTCCTGATGCCATGAATCCGCCCAGCTGGCAGGTGATTGGCCGTTCCATATCACCCATCTACCACGTCACTGCGGCGTTGCCGCCCATTCGCATCGCACACGGCGATGCGGACACTCTGGTGCCGCTCGACCAATCTCTCCGCTTCCAGGCCAAGGCCGCGGAACTCGGGCATCAGGTGCTGCTGGAAGTGAAGCCGGGCCAGAAACATGGCTGGCTCACCATGCTGTGGGATGCGCACGTGTTTGCGGGGTGGTTTGTGGAGAAGCTGGGAAGGAGTGAGTGA